From the genome of Burkholderia pyrrocinia:
ATCACCGTGCGGCTCACGCCGTGCATCTCCATCAGGTCGGGCTCCCTCGGCAGCAGCGATTCGGGCGGATAGTCGCCGCGCAGGATCGCCGTCGCAAGCCGGAAGGCCGTCTGTCCATGCAGGTCGTGTTGAATGATCGTTCTCCGTTGGGCCGGCGTGCCGGCTGCCCACTATCTGCACAATAGTGCTATTAATACTATTTTTTATCGGGCTACGCTAGGATAACAATGAAAGCACGCGACCGTGCGCCGCGCCCGAGTGCCCGCGCCGGCCAACCATGGAGACTCGCATCGTGAAAATCACCCGCCTCGAAACTTTCGTCGTCCCGCCGCGCTGGCTGTTCCTCAAGATCGAAACCGACGAGGGTATCGTCGGCTGGGGCGAGCCGATCGTCGAAGGCCGCGCGCACACGGTCGAGGCCGCGGTGCAGGAGCTGGCCGACTACCTCGTCGGCCGCGACCCGCTGCTGATCGAGGATCACTGGCAGGTGATGTACCGCGCGGGCTTCTACCGCGGCGGCCCGATCATGATGAGCGCGATCGCGGGCGTCGACCAGGCGCTGTGGGACATCAAGGGCAAGCACCACGGCGTGCCGGTGCACGCGCTGCTGGGCGGCCAGGTGCGCGATCGCATCAAGGTGTATTCGTGGATCGGCGGCGACCGGCCGAGCGACGTCGCGAACAATGCGCGCGCGGTCGTCGAGCGCGGCTTCAAGGCCGTGAAGATGAACGGCTCCGAGGAACTGCAGATCGTCGATACCTACGACAAGGTCGAGCAGGTGATCGCGAACGTCGCGGCCGTGCGCGATGCGGTCGGCCCGCATGTCGGGATCGGCGTCGACTTCCACGGCCGCGTGCACAAGCCGATGGCGAAGGTGCTCGCGAAGGAGCTCGACCCGTACAAGCTGATGTTCATCGAGGAGCCCGTGCTGTCGGAGAACGCCGAGGCACTGCGCGACATCGTCAACCAGACCAACACGCCGAT
Proteins encoded in this window:
- the dgoD gene encoding galactonate dehydratase; translation: MKITRLETFVVPPRWLFLKIETDEGIVGWGEPIVEGRAHTVEAAVQELADYLVGRDPLLIEDHWQVMYRAGFYRGGPIMMSAIAGVDQALWDIKGKHHGVPVHALLGGQVRDRIKVYSWIGGDRPSDVANNARAVVERGFKAVKMNGSEELQIVDTYDKVEQVIANVAAVRDAVGPHVGIGVDFHGRVHKPMAKVLAKELDPYKLMFIEEPVLSENAEALRDIVNQTNTPIALGERLYSRWDFKHILAGGYVDIIQPDASHAGGITECRKIATLAESYDVALALHCPLGPIALAACLQLDAVSYNAFIQEQSLGIHYNQGNDLLDYLHNPDVFRYEDGFVAIPQGPGLGIDVNEEKVREMAKTGHRWRNPVWRHADGSVAEW